One Corallococcus macrosporus DNA window includes the following coding sequences:
- a CDS encoding efflux RND transporter permease subunit encodes MATDPRTTLPGRILRASFTRPGLTVLIVLALAAFGAVALRNLRQDVFPDLSAPIFNVIVQNAAMGAEELETAVAIPMEVALAGLPQVRRIRSTSQLGVTQVTVEFEPDADYFRSRQYVVEHVAQAERELPPGTDPPLVSSLTGRLNEVFEFTLEADPGSSDLMSLRDLAEFDIKNRLLAVPGVAGVERLGGYLRQFQVLLDPDQLVARGITLDEVQHGLEGASVNASGGFVTQGPMEWAVRAVGRAETVEDLNNTVVALRDGTPVLLGDVADVREAPAPRRGMAHRLQGEVVSCRVSKQFGADTVRVAEGVRAAIEELSRSLPPGVKLRIVYDQSELVGSALGGVGRAILLGAFLVVGVLFLLLGDWRAALIVTLTLPLSLALAGLLLKAAGIGLNTMTLGGLAIAVGLLVDAAIIVVENVIHDLREGKGRRSVRDEALAAATEVGRPIAFATLIVVAVFIPLFAMTGIEGRMYQPLAAAVVACLAASLALALTLVPVVSGLLLRAPREGTPEDVWLIRKVKAAYAPLLETCMRHAGRVRVVALAITVPALGLAFMVGSDFMPRLDEGAFLLQTVLPSETSLDEVDRLNHRVEDVLREFPEVEDVVRRTGRAERTEDPMPHTLSDVLVVLKKDSPGGREALESRMREAVEKVPGVSVLFTTPLGMRIDEGLGGSPADLSVRVFGPDLDTLAELAERTRALMAKVDGVEDLRVERLSGLPQLRIAVNRAAVARVGLTPGDVIRAVRVGLVGEEAAQIWRGQRRYDLVLRLADHRRGDVNALRNLLVDGHDGTRIPLSQLATIEETSGAGSVRREAGSRRIAVEAGVSGRDLGSTAAEVREVLATQLKLPTGYFVDVGGKVESQERAAQALTAAIAVALLAVFVLLYLALDSVAEALVILATLPDAFVGGILALLLAGETWNVSSLVGLIGLFGIAVQNGLVLVAQTKDLMGRGKPFAEAVREASLGRVRPKLMTAGTAILGLLPLLVLPLHGTEIERPLAVVMVGGLVTSTLFTLLALPTFYALVHGFQERIAARRAARKAAA; translated from the coding sequence ATGGCCACTGATCCACGCACGACGCTGCCGGGGCGCATCCTCCGCGCGTCCTTCACCCGGCCCGGGCTGACGGTGCTCATCGTCCTGGCGCTGGCGGCCTTCGGCGCGGTGGCGCTGCGCAACCTGCGCCAGGACGTGTTCCCGGACCTGTCCGCGCCCATCTTCAACGTCATCGTGCAGAACGCGGCCATGGGCGCCGAGGAGCTGGAGACGGCGGTGGCCATCCCCATGGAGGTGGCGCTCGCGGGCCTGCCCCAGGTGCGCCGCATCCGCTCCACGTCGCAGCTGGGCGTGACGCAGGTGACGGTGGAGTTCGAACCGGACGCGGACTACTTCCGCAGCCGCCAGTACGTCGTGGAGCACGTGGCGCAGGCGGAGCGGGAGCTGCCGCCCGGGACGGATCCGCCGCTCGTGTCCAGCCTCACCGGCCGGCTCAACGAGGTCTTCGAGTTCACGCTGGAGGCGGACCCCGGCAGCTCGGACCTGATGTCGCTGCGCGACCTGGCGGAGTTCGACATCAAGAACCGGCTGCTCGCGGTGCCCGGCGTCGCGGGCGTGGAGCGGCTGGGCGGCTACCTGCGCCAGTTCCAGGTGCTGCTGGATCCGGATCAACTGGTGGCGCGAGGCATCACGCTGGACGAGGTCCAGCACGGCCTGGAGGGCGCCAGCGTCAACGCGTCCGGAGGCTTCGTCACGCAGGGCCCCATGGAGTGGGCCGTGCGCGCGGTGGGCCGTGCGGAGACGGTGGAGGACCTGAACAACACCGTGGTCGCGCTGCGGGACGGCACGCCGGTGCTGCTGGGGGACGTGGCGGACGTGCGTGAAGCGCCCGCGCCGCGACGGGGCATGGCGCACCGGCTCCAGGGCGAGGTGGTGAGCTGCCGCGTGAGCAAGCAGTTCGGCGCGGACACCGTGCGGGTGGCGGAGGGCGTGCGCGCGGCGATTGAAGAGCTGAGCCGCTCGCTGCCGCCGGGTGTGAAGCTGCGCATCGTCTATGACCAGTCGGAGCTGGTGGGCTCCGCGCTGGGCGGCGTGGGCCGGGCCATCCTGCTGGGCGCGTTCCTGGTGGTGGGCGTGCTCTTCCTGCTGCTCGGGGACTGGCGCGCGGCGCTCATCGTCACGCTCACCCTGCCCCTGTCTCTGGCCCTGGCGGGACTGCTGCTCAAGGCGGCGGGCATCGGGTTGAACACGATGACGCTGGGCGGACTGGCCATCGCGGTGGGCCTGCTGGTGGACGCGGCCATCATCGTCGTGGAGAACGTCATCCACGACCTGCGCGAGGGCAAGGGCCGCCGCTCGGTGCGCGACGAGGCGCTGGCGGCGGCGACGGAGGTGGGCCGTCCCATCGCCTTCGCCACGCTCATCGTCGTCGCGGTGTTCATCCCGCTGTTCGCGATGACGGGCATCGAGGGCCGCATGTACCAGCCGCTCGCGGCGGCGGTGGTGGCGTGCCTGGCCGCGTCGCTGGCGCTGGCGCTCACGCTGGTACCGGTGGTGTCGGGGCTCCTGCTGCGCGCGCCGCGCGAGGGCACGCCGGAGGACGTGTGGCTCATCCGCAAGGTGAAGGCCGCGTACGCGCCGCTCTTGGAGACGTGCATGCGTCACGCGGGGCGGGTGCGCGTGGTGGCGCTGGCCATCACCGTGCCCGCGCTGGGCCTGGCCTTCATGGTGGGCAGCGACTTCATGCCCCGGCTGGACGAAGGTGCGTTCCTGCTCCAGACCGTGCTGCCGTCGGAGACGTCGCTGGACGAGGTGGACCGCCTCAACCACCGCGTGGAGGACGTGCTGCGCGAGTTCCCCGAGGTGGAGGACGTGGTGCGCCGCACCGGCCGCGCCGAGCGCACCGAGGACCCCATGCCCCACACGCTGTCGGACGTGCTGGTGGTCCTCAAGAAGGACTCCCCTGGCGGCCGCGAGGCGCTGGAGTCGCGGATGCGCGAGGCGGTGGAGAAGGTGCCCGGCGTGTCGGTGCTCTTCACCACGCCGCTGGGCATGCGCATCGACGAAGGGCTGGGAGGCAGCCCCGCGGATCTCTCCGTGCGCGTCTTCGGGCCGGACCTGGACACGCTGGCGGAGCTCGCGGAGCGCACACGCGCGCTGATGGCGAAGGTGGACGGCGTGGAGGACCTGCGCGTGGAGCGGCTGAGCGGCCTGCCGCAGCTGCGCATCGCGGTGAACCGCGCGGCCGTGGCCCGCGTGGGACTGACGCCCGGGGACGTCATCCGTGCTGTCCGTGTGGGGCTCGTGGGCGAGGAGGCCGCGCAGATCTGGCGCGGGCAGCGCCGCTATGACCTGGTGCTCCGGCTGGCGGATCACCGCCGGGGCGACGTGAACGCCCTGCGCAACCTACTGGTGGACGGGCACGACGGCACGCGCATCCCCCTGAGCCAGTTGGCCACCATCGAGGAGACCTCCGGCGCGGGGAGCGTGCGCCGCGAGGCGGGCAGCCGGCGCATCGCGGTGGAGGCGGGCGTGTCCGGCCGCGACCTGGGGAGCACCGCGGCGGAGGTGCGGGAGGTGCTGGCCACGCAGCTCAAGCTGCCCACGGGCTACTTCGTGGACGTGGGCGGCAAGGTGGAGAGCCAGGAGCGCGCGGCGCAGGCGCTGACGGCGGCCATCGCCGTGGCGCTGCTCGCGGTGTTCGTCCTGCTCTACCTCGCGCTGGACTCGGTGGCGGAGGCGCTGGTCATCCTGGCCACCTTGCCGGACGCGTTCGTGGGCGGCATCCTCGCGCTGCTGCTCGCGGGAGAGACGTGGAACGTGTCCAGCCTGGTGGGACTCATCGGTCTGTTCGGCATCGCGGTGCAGAACGGCCTGGTGCTCGTGGCGCAGACGAAGGACCTGATGGGCCGGGGCAAGCCCTTCGCGGAGGCCGTGCGCGAGGCGAGCCTCGGCCGCGTGCGGCCCAAGCTGATGACCGCGGGCACGGCCATCCTTGGCCTGCTGCCGCTGCTGGTGCTGCCGCTGCACGGGACGGAGATCGAGCGGCCGCTGGCGGTGGTGATGGTGGGCGGGCTCGTCACGTCCACCCTGTTCACGCTGCTGGCCCTGCCCACGTTCTACGCGCTGGTGCACGGCTTCCAGGAGCGCATCGCCGCGCGCAGGGCGGCCCGGAAGGCCGCGGCATGA
- a CDS encoding RNA polymerase sigma factor has product MSLSPEALDTLLRHHHAFLAFLTPRVGSQEAAREVLQAAFVKGMEHGESLREDQSAVAWFYRLLRNALVDRHRRGQREVTALESLAQEQPLSTDDASGLEATVCGCVAGLAGTLKPEYAEAVRRVDLEGLSVAAYAKEAGISANNAAVRLHRARQALGRQLVELCGHCCAQGCVDCACAPA; this is encoded by the coding sequence ATGAGCCTGTCCCCGGAGGCGCTCGACACGCTGCTGCGCCATCACCACGCGTTCCTGGCGTTCCTCACTCCACGCGTGGGGAGCCAGGAGGCGGCGCGCGAGGTGCTCCAGGCCGCGTTCGTGAAGGGCATGGAGCACGGAGAGTCCCTGCGCGAGGACCAGAGCGCGGTGGCCTGGTTCTACCGGCTCCTGCGCAACGCGCTGGTGGACCGCCATCGCCGGGGCCAGCGTGAAGTCACGGCGCTGGAGTCGCTGGCCCAGGAACAGCCGCTGTCCACGGACGACGCCTCCGGGTTGGAGGCGACGGTGTGCGGCTGCGTGGCGGGGCTCGCGGGGACGCTCAAGCCCGAGTACGCGGAGGCCGTGCGCCGCGTGGACCTGGAGGGGCTGTCCGTGGCCGCGTACGCGAAGGAGGCGGGCATCTCCGCCAACAACGCCGCCGTGCGGCTGCACCGCGCGCGGCAGGCCCTGGGCCGGCAGCTGGTGGAGCTGTGCGGCCACTGCTGCGCGCAGGGCTGCGTGGACTGCGCCTGCGCGCCCGCTTGA
- a CDS encoding methyltransferase family protein — protein MDVTTFTRPALPAATLAFLLFAMVLPSVRLRRRTGRPALVLHRSGPPLQRVIGVGMGLFMGAIVLWSAAHLAFGEPALGVWHVPDALRWSGWALVAVGFAVTVRAQVEMGASWRIGIDSERTELVTGGLFGVVRNPIFSGMLVVVTGITLATPSAWTVMGWLDYLLLVSLQVRLEEDHLLRLHGGAYQRYAARVGRFIPGVGRLESPGLDTAPRITV, from the coding sequence ATGGACGTCACCACCTTCACCCGGCCGGCCCTGCCCGCCGCCACCCTCGCCTTCCTCCTCTTCGCCATGGTGCTGCCGTCGGTGCGCCTGCGCCGCCGCACGGGCCGCCCGGCGCTGGTGCTGCACCGTTCGGGGCCGCCGCTCCAGCGCGTCATCGGCGTGGGCATGGGGCTGTTCATGGGGGCCATCGTGCTGTGGAGCGCGGCGCACCTGGCCTTCGGCGAGCCGGCGCTGGGCGTGTGGCACGTGCCGGATGCGCTCCGGTGGAGCGGCTGGGCCCTGGTCGCCGTCGGGTTCGCCGTCACGGTGCGGGCCCAGGTGGAGATGGGCGCGTCGTGGCGCATCGGCATCGACTCCGAACGGACGGAGCTGGTGACGGGCGGCCTCTTCGGCGTCGTGCGCAACCCCATCTTCAGCGGGATGCTCGTCGTGGTGACGGGCATCACGCTCGCGACGCCGAGCGCCTGGACGGTGATGGGCTGGCTCGACTACCTGCTGCTGGTGTCGCTCCAGGTGCGGCTGGAGGAGGACCACCTGCTGCGCCTGCACGGTGGCGCCTATCAGCGCTACGCGGCGCGCGTGGGCCGCTTCATCCCGGGCGTGGGCCGGCTCGAGTCACCGGGCCTGGACACCGCGCCGCGCATCACAGTGTGA